A genomic region of Homo sapiens chromosome 4, GRCh38.p14 Primary Assembly contains the following coding sequences:
- the MYL12BP2 gene encoding myosin regulatory light chain 12B-like, whose product MRVVALLCGASEYCEHLQCGDHVHLIGVYGAQCQAGPKCRFRKGVSGCRSRLMRAEVDRPSACSPPLSCRPDAVLNHSSIAATVWPQPRAPRCRLSSRTGWFRFWYLVPELSNHHVEQKGKTTKKRPQCATSKVFATFDQSQIQEFKEAFNMIDQNRDGFISKEDLHGMLASLGKNPTDACLDAVMNEAPGPINFTMLLAMFGKKLNGTDPEDVIRNAFACFDEEATGTIQEDYLRELLTTVGDQFTDEEVDELYTEAPIDKKGNFNYIEFTSILKHGVKDKDD is encoded by the exons ATGCGTGTGGTGGCCCTGCTTTGTG GAGCAAGTGAGTACTGTGAACACCTGCAGTGTGGAGACCACGTCCATCTAATTGGCGTCTATGGGGCCCAGTGCCAGGCTGGGCCCAAGTGTCGATTCAGGAAGGGTGTCTCAGGATGCAGAAGCCGCCTGATGCGTGCAGAGGTGGATAGGCCTTCAGCCTGCTCTCCTCCTCTGTCCTGCAGACCGG atgcagtattaaatcatagcTCTATAGCCGCCACTGTCTGGCCACAGCCCCGCGCTCCTCGCTGTCGCTTGTCATCTCGCACAGGGTGGTTCCGTTTCTGGTATTTGGTGCCGGAATTAAGCAACCACCATGTTGAGCAAAAAGGCAAGACCACCAAGAAGCGCCCTCAGTGTGCAACGTCCAAGGTGTTTGCCACGTTTGACCAGTCACAGATTCAGGAGTTCAAAGAGGCCTTCAACATGATTGATCAGAACAGAGATGGTTTCATCAGCAAGGAAGATTTGCATGGTATGCTTGCTTCTCTAGGGAAGAATCCCACTGATGCATGCCTTGATGCCGTGATGAATGAGGCACCAGGGCCCATTAACTTCACCATGTTGCTCGCCATGTTTGGTAAGAAGTTAAATGGCACAGATCCTGAAGACGTCATCAGAAATGCTTTTGCTTGCTTTGATGAAGAAGCAACAGGCACCATTCAGGAAGATTACCTGAGAGAGCTGCTGACAACCGTGGGGGATCAGTTTACGGATGAGGAAGTGGATGAGCTGTACACAGAAGCACCTATTGACAAAAAGGGGAATTTCAATTACATCGAATTCACAAGCATCCTGAAACATGGAGTAAAAGACAAAGATGACTGA